The proteins below come from a single Cololabis saira isolate AMF1-May2022 chromosome 2, fColSai1.1, whole genome shotgun sequence genomic window:
- the tead1b gene encoding transcriptional enhancer factor TEF-1 isoform X4 has translation MVTGSSFVFLPSPTPQVSSHIQVLARRKSREFHSKLKVTSMDQAVKDKALQSMASMSSAQIVSATAIHNKLGLPGIPRPAFPGAGLWQGMISAGQPGSSQDIKPFTQQPYSIQPAVTTAISSYEPTAAPAPTAPAWQGRSIGTSKLRLVEFSAFLEQQRDPDSYNKHLFVHIGQTNHSYSDSLLESVDIRQIYDKFPEKKGGLKELYGKGPQNSFFLIKFWADLNCNIQDDSGSFYGVTSQYESSENMTITCSTKVCSFGKQVVEKVETEYARFENGRFVYRISRSPMCEYMINFIHKLKHLPEKYMMNSVLENFTILLVVTNRDTQETLLCMACVFEVSNSEHGAQHHIYRLVKE, from the exons ATGGTTACAGGCTCTTCCTTTGTTTTCCTCCCCTCCCCTACCCCGCAGGTGTCTAGTCACATTCAGGTTCTTGCCAGAAGAAAATCTCGTGAGTTTCATTCCAAGCTAAAG GTTACGAGTATG GACCAAGCCGTGAAAGACAAAGCCCTCCAGAGCATGGCCTCCATGTCCTCGGCTCAGATTGTCTCTGCCACGGCTATTCACAACAAGCTCGGCCTGCCAGGCATCCCTCGCCCAGCCTTCCCTGGAGCAGGG TTATGGCAGGGAATGATATCGGCTGGCCAGCCAGGATCATCACAAGA catTAAGCCTTTCACTCAGCAACCCTATTCTATCCAGCCAGCAGTCACAACAGCCATTTCAA GTTATGAGcccacagcagctccagcacCCACAGCACCAGCATGGCAAGGCCGCTCCATCGGTACATCTAAACTCAGACTGGTGGAGTTCTCCGCCTTCTTAGAGCAACAGAGAGATCCGGACTCA TACAACAAACACCTGTTCGTGCACATCGGACAGACGAATCATTCCTACAGCGATTCCTTGCTGGAGTCGGTGGACATTCGTCAGATTTATGATAAATTTCCAGAAAAGAAAGGAGGACTCAAGGAGCTGTATGGAAAAGGCCCCCAGAATTCCTTCTTCCTTATAAAGTTTTGG gcTGACTTGAACTGCAATATTCAAGATGATAGTGGATCTTTCTATGGAGTCACCAGTCAGTATGAGAGTTCAGAGAACATGACCATAACATGTTCAACAAAGGTCTGCTCCTTTGGCAAACAGGTGGTTGAAAAAGTTGAG ACTGAATATGCACGCTTCGAGAATGGACGTTTTGTGTACCGGATAAGCCGGTCTCCAATGTGCGAATACATGATCAATTTCATCCATAAGCTCAAACATCTGCCAGAGAAGTACATGATGAACAGCGTGCTGGAGAACTTCACCATCTTATTG GTGGTGACTAACAGGGACACCCAGGAGACATTGCTATGTATGGCGTGTGTCTTTGAGGTTTCAAACAGCGAGCACGGCGCCCAGCATCACATCTACAGACTGGTAAAGGAATGA